In the genome of Flavobacterium panacagri, one region contains:
- a CDS encoding LytR/AlgR family response regulator transcription factor, with amino-acid sequence MKVAIVEDEYLASSYLKSILEQQDILPITEISVLKSVKEAVIFFSENKIDLAFMDIHLGDGKSLEIFEKTIIACPVVFITAYDSYAISVFKHFTIDYLLKPFEESELLEALHKFKKIKDSFNSDSTLQSLVAIENPESNKIQRHFLVNHGYKLISINESEITYFAATGKHLFIYLKSGNSYLYNSTITDIINSLDSFHFFKINRKYIVHRNCIKEVVKHSHQKVELILTVPSVENDPIFISKKEIHNFKNWLDQ; translated from the coding sequence ATGAAAGTTGCAATCGTTGAAGACGAATATCTAGCTTCTAGTTATCTAAAATCTATTTTAGAGCAGCAGGATATTTTACCAATTACAGAAATCAGTGTTCTAAAATCGGTAAAAGAAGCTGTTATTTTCTTTAGTGAAAATAAAATTGATTTGGCTTTCATGGACATTCATTTGGGAGATGGAAAAAGTCTTGAAATTTTCGAAAAAACCATTATCGCCTGTCCCGTCGTTTTTATTACGGCTTACGATTCTTATGCCATTTCTGTTTTCAAACATTTTACAATCGATTATCTTTTAAAACCTTTTGAAGAATCAGAACTGTTAGAAGCACTTCATAAATTCAAAAAAATAAAAGACAGTTTTAACAGTGATTCTACGCTTCAATCTCTTGTTGCCATAGAAAATCCCGAAAGCAATAAAATACAGCGCCATTTCTTAGTAAATCACGGTTATAAACTGATTTCTATAAACGAAAGCGAAATCACTTATTTTGCTGCAACTGGTAAACATTTATTTATCTACTTAAAATCAGGAAACAGTTATTTATACAACAGTACAATAACAGATATCATAAACAGTTTAGATTCTTTCCATTTTTTTAAAATAAACAGAAAATATATCGTTCATCGAAACTGCATCAAAGAAGTCGTGAAACATTCTCATCAAAAAGTCGAACTCATTTTGACTGTTCCTTCAGTAGAAAATGATCCTATTTTTATCAGTAAAAAGGAAATCCACAACTTTAAAAACTGGCTGGACCAATAA
- a CDS encoding NUMOD4 domain-containing protein translates to MPHNRFYPDEQFKEIEINASLQLKYAISNRGRLISFTDEIENGRILKGGLSDGYPTFRFKVKKEDKIVNKYLFLYKLVAQYFIPKESEDQTYVLHLDYNRSNDDVKNLRWATKQEMMAHSRKSPRVIQAKKNLIEHNLKADGRKLTTTKVMLIKKILARPEQKTRLKMIAKQFGVSEMQIRRIASGENWGHVKV, encoded by the coding sequence ATGCCACACAATCGATTTTATCCAGATGAACAATTTAAAGAAATAGAAATAAACGCCTCATTACAACTTAAATATGCAATTTCAAACAGAGGAAGATTAATTAGCTTTACGGACGAAATTGAAAACGGCCGAATCTTAAAAGGCGGTTTAAGCGACGGATATCCAACTTTCCGTTTTAAGGTTAAAAAAGAGGATAAAATCGTCAACAAATATCTTTTCTTATATAAGTTAGTTGCCCAATATTTTATTCCGAAGGAGTCCGAAGATCAAACTTACGTATTGCATTTAGATTACAATAGAAGCAATGATGATGTAAAAAACCTTCGCTGGGCAACCAAACAGGAAATGATGGCACACAGCCGCAAAAGTCCGCGTGTAATTCAGGCCAAAAAAAACCTGATCGAACACAACCTAAAAGCCGACGGAAGAAAATTAACAACTACTAAAGTCATGTTAATCAAAAAAATATTAGCAAGACCAGAACAAAAAACACGTCTTAAAATGATCGCGAAACAATTCGGCGTAAGCGAAATGCAGATCAGAAGAATTGCCAGCGGTGAAAACTGGGGACACGTTAAGGTTTAA